CTCCAGCAGGCGGCGCAGGATGTCGTCGGGTAAGGGCGTTGGGAGGAAGCCTCGGCGGACGTCGCGTCGCTCGCGGATGGCTCGGTAGACGGCTTCGCGTTCGGGTTCGGTGAAGACTTGCGGGGTTTGCATTACCAGGCGCGGGACCACTTGGGGCCGGCCTTGTCTTCAGGGCGGAGGCGGGCGTCGATGCCGGCGTTGAACTCGATGAGGCGACCGAAGAGCCAGATGGCGTCGGAGAGGCGGTTGAGGTAGGCGATAACCTCGGGCTGGACTTCGCCGCCTGATTCGACGAAGCGGACGACCTGGCGCTCGGCGCGGCGGCAGACGGTGCGGGCCATCTCGTAGGCGGCGGATTCGGTGTGGGCGCCGGGTAGGGACCAGTCTGCGAGCACGCCCTGGATGGCTTCGATCTTTTCGACGAGGCCGGTGAGCATGTCGACGTCGGCGGTGGTGATGACGGGTGGGGTCTTGCGGCTTTCGGGGGGCGTGGCGAGGGCGGAACCGACGCGGAAGAGGGTGCGCTGGATCTCTTCCGTCCAGCCGGCAATCTCCTTGTCGGTGCAGATGCTGCGGGCGAAGCCGAGGACGGTGTTGAGTTCGTCGACGCAGCCGTAGGATTCGACGCGCTCGTCGGCTTTAGAGACGCGGATGCCGCCGGCCAGGCCGGTCTGGCCTCCGTCGCCGCGTTTGGTTGCGATGCTCATGATGGGACTCCTGATTCTGAGGGTGTTGCGTTGGGTTCGAAGGTCTCTTCGATGTGAATGCGGATGGTTTTGTGAAGACGTGGGCGGGGATACTCGATGGTCAGGGCATCGCTGAGAAAGTCGGTGACGCGGGGCGGGCGTGGTGAGAAGAGCTCGTCCTCGGAGAAGAACCATGGATGGATCGCGCCGACCTCGGCGATCGTGCGGGCTTCTATGAGGACTGCGGGGACCTGATGAACGCCGGCACTCAGGACGAGGAGAGCGCGGTGGTAGCCGTCTCGGAGAATCCAGCGGTCGCGGTAGTGGGCGACTTCGAGGAAGGGGCTCCCGCCGTGGATTCTGAAGGGGTGCTCAGGATCGGCAGTGGGGCGGAGGGTTAGGTCGGGGTTGGGTGAGGTGATGGTTACGGCACCGCTGGCGATGCTTCCGGCGGAGCTGTAACGCACGAGCCGGGGCTGGGAGAGGGTGACTTCTGTGAGGCCGGGCCAGTTGGCTGGGTCGGGAACGACGGGCTGGATGGAGAGTTGATCGAGCGAGAGGCGGCGCTGGAAGGCTACCAGATGTCTCAGGTCGATCAGGCCGAGGGACCAGTCCAGGCCGCACATCTCTTCGGCTAGATCGGGGCGGGTGGCCTCCGCCTTGAGGAGATCTTCTAAAGCGGTAGGGATTTCGAGAAGAGCAGATTCGAGTGGATGTACAGGCTCGGAGGCAAGAGTTTGACGGGCTGCGGCTACGTGGGCTTGTAGGTTGGTGGGGCGATGGCGGTTTTCGTCGAGGCTCCAGCCGATAAGTTCGCGGACGGTGGTCATGCGTTGACCCCGTGGTAGGGGACGAGGCAGCAGTATTCTTTCGTCTTTTCCCACGCGGCGGCTTCGGTTTCGCCAAGGAGATCCTGGAGGATGATGCGGAGGACACCGGCGTGGGTGACGACGGCAACGCGGCGTCCGGCGGTGAGCCTGGCGAGGGCTTTCACCTCGGCGAGGACACGGGAGCGGAAGGCCTCGAAGGTTTCTCCGCCTGGGGTGGGGAGGCTGGGAAACTCTTCGACCCAGCGCTCGGCGTAGGTGCGGTCTCGCTTCCATATCTCATCCCAGGTGAGGCCTTCCCACTCGCCGAAGTCGATCTCGCGGAGGGCGGGGCTGAGGCGGCAGGTGACGCCTACCGAGCGGGCGAGGGCTTCGGCGGTGGTGCGAGCGCGGAAGAGGTCGCTGGAGTAGACGGCCTGGAGGTGCTTGCCGCGGAGCGAGGCGACGAGGGCTTCGATCTGCTCGTGGCCGACGGAGTTGACGTCAGGATCGGACTGGCCGCAGAAGGTTCCGGCGGAATCGGTCTCGGCGTGCCGGATGAAGAGAATTTCGGTCATGCGATCCATGCTCCGCAGAGGTATACGGCGATTTCAGCGAGTTGGTTGGTGGCTCCGAAGCAGTCGCCGGTGACGCCTTTGATCTTGTACTGGTAGAAGCGCGCTGAGATGACGGCTATGGCGGCTACGGCGAGGATGGGGGCGATGGAGTGCAGGCGCAGCGTGATGCCGACGATCAGGAGGGTGAGGGCCGAGCCAAGGTAGAGCGTCGTGAGGGTGGTGCGGCGAGCAAGACGGGCTCCCTGTCCGTCAGATTCGGCGCGGGCAGCGGGGAGGAACGTGCTGAGAGGGAGGGTCGTCCAGCGGCAGAGGACGTGGGCGGCGATGAGATAGCCTACGACGTTTCCGGGCGGCATGGTGCCGAGGAGGAGGACGCGGGCGGCGAGTGAGACGATGAGGGCGATAGCCCCGTAGCTGCCGATGCGGCTGTCGCGGAGGATCGCGAGGATGCGGTCGCGGGTCCAGCCTCCGCCGAATGCGTCGGCGGCATCGGCGAGGCCGTCTTCGTGGAGGGCTCCGGTGAGGAGGATGAGATAGAAGACGATGGCCAGGGCCACGACGGGGCGGGCTACGTGCGGAGTGAGGAGATGGGCGACGAGGGCGGCCGAGCCACCGATGAGGAGGCCGACGAGGGGAAACCACATGACGGAGCGGGCGAGGGCGTCGGGGGAGTATTCGACGCGGGGGGTGGGGACGCGGGTGAGGAACTGGATGGCGACTACTAAATCGGTCCAAGGCCTTCGGGTGAGTGTGGTTGTCGTCATTGGGCGGCCTCGCTGACGCCTGCGGAGGTGAAGGTGGCCATATCGCGGTATAAGGCTATCGCGGATTCGATTACGGGCATTGCCAGGACGGCTCCGGTGCCTTCGCCGAGGCGCATGTCGAGTTGGAGGATCGGCTGGAGGTTGAGGTGGGCGAGGAGGATGGCGTGGCCGGGCTCGCGGGATTGGTGGCCGGCGATGAGATATCCGGCGGCGGCGGGGGCTATAGAGACGGCAATGGCGGCGGCGGCGGTGGCGATGAAGCCGTCGCAGACTACGGCTAGGTGGGTTCGGGCGGCGGCGAGAATGAAGCCGGTGATGGCAGCGATTTCGAGGCCGCCTACGTGGCCGAGGATTTCGAGAGGGGATGCGGCTTCCCTGCCCTTGAAGTGAAGGGCGAGGGATTCTTCGATGATGCGGATCTTGTGCTCGCGGGCGGGGATGTCGATGCCGGTGCCGAGGCCGGTGACTTCGGGGACGGGGCGCCCGGTAAGGGCAGCGGTGATGGCGCTGGCGGCGGTGGTGTTGCCGATGCCCATCTCTCCGGGGGCTACGAGGTTGTGGCCTGAGGCGGCGGCTTCTTCGGCCATGCGAATGCCTACTGTCAGTGCTTCAAGGAGCTCGTCGTGGGCCATGGCGGGTTCTGCGTGCATGTTGCGGGAGCCACGGCGGACCTTGGCGTGGACGAGGGGGGTGGCGGGGTCGAAGTCGCCATCTACGCCTACGTCGATGACCTGAAGAGCTACGTTGTGGAGGCGGCTGAGGACGTTGATGGCGGCTCCTCCGGCGAGAAAGTTGAGGACCATCTGGCGGGTTACTTCGCTTGGGTAGGCGCTTACCTTTTCAGCGGTGACGCCGTGATCGGCGGCGAAGACGTAGACGGCTTTGCTGACCGGATCGGCGAAGCGGGCCTGGCGGATGGCGATGAATTGGGCGGCTATGTCTTCGAGGCGGCCGAGGCTTCCGAGAGGCTTGGTCAGGGTGTCGAGATGCGCACGCGCCTTCACCCGCCATGGTTCGCTCGGTGGAGCGATGTCGGTCCTGAGGTTTGCCGCTACCGCGTGAATCATCGCGTCTCCTTGGTGACGAGGAGCTCGGGGAGGAAGAGGTGACGGGATGCTGGGTAGTCGAAGGCCCACTGCAGGTGTTCGGAGGTCATGATGTCGGCGGGGGAGCCTTCGAGGAGGCGGTGATCGGGACCTAGGAGGAGGACGGTGGAGAAGTTGTTGGGGACGAGGTGGAGGTCGTGGATGGAGGCGAAGATCGTGATGCCTTCCGAACGAAGGAGGTGCAGGAGGTCGATGAGTTCAACCTGACGGCCGATGTCAAGGTTCTGGGTCGGCTCGTCCAGCAGGAGAAGCTTCGGCTGCTGGGCGAGGCCGAGGGCGATCTTCACGCGCTGGCGCTCGCCTCCGCTGAGCTCGTTGAAGATGCGATGGCGGAGGCTGGTGACGTGGGCGAGATCGAGGGCGCGGTCGACGGCGAGGCGGTCTTCGCGCAGAAGGCCGCGGAGATAGCCGACGTACGGGGTGCGGCCCTGTTCGACGATCTGCTGGACGGTGAAGCGGAACGGGACTTCGAGGCGCTGGGGGACGAGGGCTACGCTTTGGGCGCGCTGTCTGCGGTCGAGGTCTCGGAGGGGCTTGCCGTTGAAGAAGACTTCGCCGTGCGCCGGGGTGATGGCTCCGGAGGCGAGGCGGAGGAGGGTGGTTTTGCCGATGCCGTTGGGGCCGATGAGGGCAGTGGCGGTTCCCTCTTCGATGGCCAAGGAGATATTGCGGAGGACTTCGCGGGCGGGGTGGGCGAAGGCTATGGTGTGGAGTTCGAGGAGGGGTGTCACAGGCCGTACTCCTGCTTACTCTTGCGAAGGAGGTAGAGGAAGAACGGACCGCCGACGAAGACCATGAGGACGCCGACGGGGAGTTCGCGGGGGGAGAGGACGGTGCGGGCGAGGGTGTCGGCGGCGACGAGGAAGATGGCTCCGGCGAGGGCGGTGACGGGGAGGAGGCGGACGTGGTCGGGGCCGAGAAGCATGCGGGCGGCGTGCGGGACGATAAGGCCGGCAAAGCCGATGAGGCCTCCGAGGGAGACGGCCACGGCGGTGAGGAGCGAGCCGGTGAGGATGATGGCGAGGCGGGAGCGTTCGATACGAAGGCCGAGCTGCTGGGCATACTCGTCGCCGAGGGCGAGGGTGTTGAGGCGGCGCATAAGGGGGATGGCGATGACGGCGGCGATGGCGAAGAGGGAGGATGTGACGGCGAGTTGGGGCCAGCCGGGTGTGCCGACGGTTCCGCGGAGCCAGGTTTCGAGGATGGCGGAGCTGCGGGCGGGGTCGGGGTCGAGAAGCTCGAAGAGGTAGGTGCTGTTCATCAGCATGGTGCTGACGGCGAAGCCTGCGAGCAGGAGGGCGACGACGTTTGTGCCTCCGGTGCCCCGGGCGAGGGTGTAGACGAGGAGCATGGTCACGACAGAGCCGGCGAAGGCGAGCAGGGCGGTCGCGCTGAAGCCCAGGAAGGCGGCCTGGGAGAAGAAGAGGATGCCGATGCAGGCTCCGACGACCGCTCCGCCGGAGGAGCCGATCACGTAAGGGTCGGCCATGGGGTTGCGGAAGAGGCCTTGAAAGAGAAGGCCGGCGGTGGCGAGGGCTGCTCCGATGAGAGCGGAGGCGAGCACGCGGGGGAGGCGGAGGTCGAAGAGGATGATGCGGTCCATCGGGGTGAGCGCCTGGTGGGCGATGAGGGCGCGCAGGGGGACGTGAACGGCTCCGGCGGCTAACGATCCGAGGATTGATGCGGCCAGGACGGCAATTAGAAGGAGGACGAGGATGGCTAGAGGGATTGGTCGGGAGGGCGTGGGGCTGCCGAGCATCGGGCGGTCGAGGCCCGATGCCGGCAGCGTGCGCGGGGTTTGGGTTACTTGAGCTTCCACGTCTCTCCCCCGAGGGTGACCCGGATGCCTGAGCGGAAGTTGAACGGGAGGGCTGGATACCCGAACGCTTCGCTATAGTGCTCGCTCAGCAGGTTCTGTATCTCAGTGTAGGCGACGAGGCGGCGCGCGACCTGGTAGCTCCCGGTGGCTTCGAGACGCTGGTAACTGCCGATGAGGTTGTGGTTAGGAAGGAGGAGCGAGTTGCCGAAGTCGGCGTCGGTGAGGAAGGTGCTGTCGTCGCGCTTGCCGACGAGGGTTCCGTTGAGCGCGGCGGAGAAGCGGCTTTGGGTGTAGGTGAGGCCGAAGTAGGCGGAGTTGCGGGCGCGGCGGAAGGGGCGTGCGCCGACCAGAGGGCCGTAGCTGCCGATGGCGATGTTGGAGAAGTTGGACGAGGTGTTGAAGACCGGGGCAAGGGCGCTGCTCGAGAAGGAGCGCTGCACGACGGCGTCGAGGAGGGTGTAGCCGCCGCGGGCGAAGAGGTGGTTGCTGAGCTTGATTTCGACCTGGGTTTCGAGGCCCTGTGCGCGGAAGGCGAGGGAGTTGACGTAGGCTCCGAACTGGGTGCCATCGACCGCAGCCTGCGGGATGCCGAAGCTCGTGAGGGCCGATTGCGAGAGGAACTCGAGGCCGTTGCCGAACTCGTTGTGGAAGTAAGTGAGGCCGACGCGGGCTTTGCCTCCGGCGAGTTCCTGGTCGATGCCGCCATCGTAGGTGCGGGAGGTCTCGGCTCCGGCGGGGCTGATGTTGTTCTGGCTGATGAGCGAGCCGCCGTCGGGAAGCGTCGAGAGCAGGCCGAAGAGCGAGTTCGCCTGCTGATAGATGCTCGGCTCCTTGATGCCCTTGCTGAAGCTGGCGTGGAGTTTCGTGCCGCTGAAGAGGCTGCTGCCGCCGGGGCGGACGAGGTAGTAGCCGAGCGAGGCGCGCGGGGTGGCGGCGAAGCCGAAGACGGCGTTCTTCTCAAGGCCGGTGCCGATGGTGAAGTAAGCGCGGTGGTCGAAGTCGCCCTGAAGCTCGAGCATGGTGCTGTAGTTGCGGCGGTCTGTGGTGTTGGGGTCGAAGCCGGTGGAGACGGTGGACCCGCGCTCGTCTTCGTACTTAAAGCCGCCGACGGCGAGCAGGTTGAAGCGCTGCGCGGAGGGGCTGGTGAGGCGGTAGTCGGTCTGGGCGTACATGAAGTCGCGCGCGGTGTGGTTGGTGGAGAAGCTGGGGTAGGT
This genomic window from Granulicella sibirica contains:
- a CDS encoding histidine phosphatase family protein — its product is MTEILFIRHAETDSAGTFCGQSDPDVNSVGHEQIEALVASLRGKHLQAVYSSDLFRARTTAEALARSVGVTCRLSPALREIDFGEWEGLTWDEIWKRDRTYAERWVEEFPSLPTPGGETFEAFRSRVLAEVKALARLTAGRRVAVVTHAGVLRIILQDLLGETEAAAWEKTKEYCCLVPYHGVNA
- a CDS encoding ABC transporter ATP-binding protein; the encoded protein is MTPLLELHTIAFAHPAREVLRNISLAIEEGTATALIGPNGIGKTTLLRLASGAITPAHGEVFFNGKPLRDLDRRQRAQSVALVPQRLEVPFRFTVQQIVEQGRTPYVGYLRGLLREDRLAVDRALDLAHVTSLRHRIFNELSGGERQRVKIALGLAQQPKLLLLDEPTQNLDIGRQVELIDLLHLLRSEGITIFASIHDLHLVPNNFSTVLLLGPDHRLLEGSPADIMTSEHLQWAFDYPASRHLFLPELLVTKETR
- a CDS encoding cob(I)yrinic acid a,c-diamide adenosyltransferase, coding for MSIATKRGDGGQTGLAGGIRVSKADERVESYGCVDELNTVLGFARSICTDKEIAGWTEEIQRTLFRVGSALATPPESRKTPPVITTADVDMLTGLVEKIEAIQGVLADWSLPGAHTESAAYEMARTVCRRAERQVVRFVESGGEVQPEVIAYLNRLSDAIWLFGRLIEFNAGIDARLRPEDKAGPKWSRAW
- a CDS encoding FecCD family ABC transporter permease; this encodes MEAQVTQTPRTLPASGLDRPMLGSPTPSRPIPLAILVLLLIAVLAASILGSLAAGAVHVPLRALIAHQALTPMDRIILFDLRLPRVLASALIGAALATAGLLFQGLFRNPMADPYVIGSSGGAVVGACIGILFFSQAAFLGFSATALLAFAGSVVTMLLVYTLARGTGGTNVVALLLAGFAVSTMLMNSTYLFELLDPDPARSSAILETWLRGTVGTPGWPQLAVTSSLFAIAAVIAIPLMRRLNTLALGDEYAQQLGLRIERSRLAIILTGSLLTAVAVSLGGLIGFAGLIVPHAARMLLGPDHVRLLPVTALAGAIFLVAADTLARTVLSPRELPVGVLMVFVGGPFFLYLLRKSKQEYGL
- the cobS gene encoding adenosylcobinamide-GDP ribazoletransferase, giving the protein MTTTTLTRRPWTDLVVAIQFLTRVPTPRVEYSPDALARSVMWFPLVGLLIGGSAALVAHLLTPHVARPVVALAIVFYLILLTGALHEDGLADAADAFGGGWTRDRILAILRDSRIGSYGAIALIVSLAARVLLLGTMPPGNVVGYLIAAHVLCRWTTLPLSTFLPAARAESDGQGARLARRTTLTTLYLGSALTLLIVGITLRLHSIAPILAVAAIAVISARFYQYKIKGVTGDCFGATNQLAEIAVYLCGAWIA
- the cobT gene encoding nicotinate-nucleotide--dimethylbenzimidazole phosphoribosyltransferase; translated protein: MIHAVAANLRTDIAPPSEPWRVKARAHLDTLTKPLGSLGRLEDIAAQFIAIRQARFADPVSKAVYVFAADHGVTAEKVSAYPSEVTRQMVLNFLAGGAAINVLSRLHNVALQVIDVGVDGDFDPATPLVHAKVRRGSRNMHAEPAMAHDELLEALTVGIRMAEEAAASGHNLVAPGEMGIGNTTAASAITAALTGRPVPEVTGLGTGIDIPAREHKIRIIEESLALHFKGREAASPLEILGHVGGLEIAAITGFILAAARTHLAVVCDGFIATAAAAIAVSIAPAAAGYLIAGHQSREPGHAILLAHLNLQPILQLDMRLGEGTGAVLAMPVIESAIALYRDMATFTSAGVSEAAQ